From a single Miscanthus floridulus cultivar M001 chromosome 8, ASM1932011v1, whole genome shotgun sequence genomic region:
- the LOC136473010 gene encoding bZIP transcription factor TRAB1-like, translating into MEPQRGDEQLARAAGGGGGGNDDAGAAACLCPAAISGAARGPLLPPRHALEQEVLRRAGLQLHVGGGGGDRRRERKMKNRESAARSRARRHAYVSELEKELKEAAEVAAPATRRAPQLLRRTSSAPP; encoded by the exons ATGGAGCCACAACGAGGAGACGAGCAGCTCGCGcgtgcggcgggcggcggcggcggcggcaacgacGACGCCGGCGCCGCGGCATGCCTCTGCCCCGCCGCCATCTCCGGCGCGGCGCGGGGTCCTTTGCTCCCACCACGTCACGCGCTGGAGCAGGAGGTGCTGCGCCGCGCCGGGCTGCAGCTgcacgtcggcggcggcggcggcgaccggcgCAGGGAGCGCAAGATGAAGAACCGCGAGTCGGCGGCGCGGTCCCGCGCGCGCAGGCACGCGTACGTCAGCGAGCTAGAGAAGGAG CTGAAGGAGGCCGCGGAGGTGGCGGCGCCCGCGACGAGAAGAGCTCCCCAGCTGCTGCGGAGGACGTCCTCTGCGCCACCCTag